In Marasmius oreades isolate 03SP1 chromosome 1, whole genome shotgun sequence, one DNA window encodes the following:
- a CDS encoding uncharacterized protein (CAZy:GH152): MTAQLVNAITVAVAAATGNARVFVVKNNCPYTIWPAIYTDSSTGPPPNHTTGWEAPPGRSVRFTVPNDWKSGRIWGRTGCYFDKDPGPSSCITGGCVGGLECTQPGTPPAAVAEWTLQGDRDFYDVSLVDGSNVPMSITNDVGCPIADCPVDLNGDCPAPLRGPSAPDGNNAGCTSACFANLDGNPTDSANCCSGTHNTTATCPSSGVQFYDYFKSRCNNSHAYAFDEKTNTCDSRLKASYT, encoded by the exons ATGACCGCCCAACTCGTGAACGCGATTACTGTAGCTGTTGCGGCAGCAACCGGCAACGCTAGAGTATTCGTTGTCAAGAATAATTGTCCGTATACGATTTG GCCGGCT ATCTACACGGACTCTAGCACGGGACCGCCGCCGAATCACACCACTGG ATGGGAAGCCCCACCTGGGAGATCAGTCAGATTTACAGTTCCGAATGATTGGAAGTCCGGTCGAATCTGG GGCCGAACGGGTTGTTATTTTGATAAGGATCCTGGACCTTCTTCGTGTATCACTGGCGGGTGTGTCGGGGGTCTGGAGTGTACTCAGCCT GGCACTCCACCGGCAGCTGTCGCCGAATGGACTCTACAAGGGGATCGTGATTTTTACGATG TTTCTCTCGTAGACGGGTCAAATGTACCCATGTCGATTACGAACGACGTTGGATGTCCTATTGCGGACTGTCCGGTCGATTTGAACGGGGACT GCCCAGCACCTTTAAGAGGACCTTCCGCACCCGATGGTAACAACGCAGGTTGTACAAGTGCTTGCTTCGCCAATTTGGATGGGAATCCGA CGGATTCTGCAAACTGTTGTAGCGGAACCCATAATACAACTGCCACTTGTCCTTCTAGTGGCGTTCAGTTCTATGATTACTTCA AAAGCCGCTGTAATAATTCCCATGCATA